The sequence TCAATCAAACATTACTTCTATAAGTCTATTTACAGTTCAGATAATCTTTAAGTAACGTTTGCAGAAACCTTGTATTGGCAGTTATTAAGGTTAAGTAGACTTGTAGTTTGGAGAGACAAGATCGAATAAAGCAAAGGAAGACTTAATACTTCACTTAAGCATCTTACCTTTATAATATAGTGTCTGTAAACTTTTTTAGATTAGtagatatattaatttgattatctcaatatttttgtaaaaatattcaaatttaaattaacaaaaacagtAACTGATATTGAGATACTTCATACTAATTAAACAAGATAAGTCTTCAAAAAGGATAGTACTAAAAACCAGAGAGATTGAGTTACAAGAAGGCTAAAAAAGTAGTTTTAAGTTCTTACTCGTCAGTGATAAGAAGGAACTTCTTACCCATTTTGCCATTATCAATCATCAAAGGCGTAACCAATTTTTGCTGCACATCAAGGCGTTAGTAATTTCGGGTTCCAAGGAGAGAACAAACTGAGGAGGCTCTCTTTTGAACATAACATAAGCATCCCACGATACGGCGCGCGAGATTGGAATGGAAAGAATGTCACGTGCTACTCGGGAGAGGACTGGATACTTTTTGCCCTCTTCCCTCCACCATTCCAGTGTTTTGAAGTCTTTGTTCCACTCCATAACCGGTTCTTTGAGGTAGGAATCAAGCTCTGATTCTTGAAGCTCTCTTGGAGATCCTTCAAACTTGAGATATTcctgaaacaacacaaaacccTCATATGCATCaggcttcttctcttccttgtccctttgttcttcttcttcttctcctttatcATCATCTTGTTTTTGCTCttttccttcatcatcatcttcttcttcatcatcgtaATCTTGCtcttgctcttcctcttcttcttctgcggAGTCAATTGCAGCAACCGGGCATATTGGTTTTTGATAGATATCGTTAGCTGCATAGCGAGCATATAGAACGCGTAAATGGTCCAAAACAGTTTCAGCCTTAGAACCTTCAACATTGACTTCCTTCTTTGAGCAATAAAACTCGAGATACTTCATCTTAAACCGAGGGTCTAATACAGAAGCAGTCGCCAAAACCAGGAACATATTGTTCCAGTACCTATCAAACCTCTTCAATAAATACTTAGCACTGCTGATGAAGTAATCATTATCAGCACTCACAAGCTCTTGGTTCAACATTAGCTTTAGCTCAGCAAGTAGGTGGAAGAAGACGTTAGATGTCAAATACTCTCCCTTGAAAAGCTCCTTTGACACTTTATAGATGCAACCAACGAGTTTgcaaaaagtttcaatcttaaTCCAATCTTCATCAGATGGTTTGTCATATTCATCATACTCCTCGTCCTTAGAGAATTCATCCTCAGCTTTCATATCAACAGCTCGTTGCAGATTAGGCAAAGTGATGTTCCAATTGGTAGGTGACATTCTTCCCCATCCAACCAACATACGCACATCCTCTAGCAAATACCCGCTTAAGTCACTATAAAGACCATCAACCATTAACCGGAAAAGATCAGCGCAACAATAGAGTAGGGAGAACCGTGGGTTGATCTGATTACTCCCTCTCTCTTCAATCCATTTCCTAAAAGGATCTAAAGTCACTTCATCAAAATCCAAGTCAGTAGGCAGCAAAAGAGTAGAGACTTTGCTCTCAATCTCGAAACCCTGAACAGCCTCTCTAAAAGGGTAAATATTAACATCTTCAAGGGGTACAGTCCGGTCAGTAGTGTACCCCAAGATCCATTTCTTCAACTTCCAGTTGTCATCAATGAAATGAGCAGCCAAACAAACGAAATCATCATGCAAAACAGGACCAGTCCATTCATCGCTAAGAACAAACCATTCATAAGAAAGGGTTAATTGACCTTCAAAACCCTTGAGAAATCTCTTAGCCTTCTCCTTACATTCTTCGTGTATCTCAAGAACCTCTTTTTTGACTTCAGTAACATTAGGAGGAAACTCCGGGTTTAAGCAGTTGATGAACTTGGCAAAGGTGGGGCTCTTAATGATATTAGGACTAATCCCATCAGCGATGAACCACTCGGCCATAGCATTGTGAAATGTTTTCTCCTTCTCATCAAGTGAAGGAAGACTATCACCCGCCACCACCTCTTCATCGACCACAGAGTCGTCCAACTTTAGTTTCTTCCTCATATCTAAGAAATACACAAACACATGAGCAGGGgaatgacataaaaaaaaaccccataTAGAAGCATATATGCAGACATATACAGACACAGACCCATAGATTCACAACCTCATAAAGAATAATCAAAACAGTGAGAGCGGAACATaacaaaccctagaaatcaGGGTCAAATccagtatatataaaaaaaaaacaacgagaAGACGATACAAATACATAATTCTATGAGTCAGAGTGTCAGACAAAACATTACTGAAGACACTGAAATAGAAAAAGGGGAGGAGAAATTAGAACCTGAACAAGAGGCGGAGGAAAGATCACCGTTGTCCATACCAAACGCTGGTGCTTTTTTGGGGGCGACGAACGGTACAGAGagatgatttagggttttgcttgACAGTTCTGATTTacaatcaaaaactaaattattttctaggatattttttttacttatctgATTTACGCGGGAAATAATACTATCATACGTGGCCTTCTGTTATtggatctcttttttttttcgggaGTTGACTAGTCGCTGAGTTTAATCGGACGGTTACTAGTATATGATTTGGACGGATGAGATTATTTCACATATACGAACACTTTTTTGTTGGTGGCCTTCTTGGCCCGTTTTAATTTCTCAACCCAATTTTAATTtggtataaataaaataaagaagactattttctattttacatgtAAAAAGATACTATAAACGAAAATCCCAATATTTCTTTAGTAATGAATTCTGTTTGGTGATGCAAATATGCCTTATGTAATGCAAAAGGGTGATAGACTTTCAATAATCTGATGGACAAAAGGTATCATCATCAAGCGTTTATTCTCTCTgattgtgatataaaaaaaaaaaaaaaaaaaaaaNNNNNNNNNNNNNNNNNNNNNNNNNNNNNNNNNNNNNNNNNNNNNNNNNNNNNNNNNNNNNNNNNNNNNNNNNNNNNNNNNNNNNNNNNNNNNNNNNNNNNNNNNNNNNNNNNNNNNNNNNNNNNNNNNNNNNNNNNNNNNNNNNNNNNNNNNNNNNNNNNNNNNNNNNNNNNNNNNNNNNNNNNNNNNNNNNNNNNNNNNNNNNNNNNNNNNNNNNNNNNNNNNNNNNNNNNNNNNNNNNNNNNNNNNNNNNNNNNNNNNNNNNaaaaaaaaaaaaaaaaaaaaaaaacagtttgacCAAAGAAACTTCAAACGAGGATGAAGCCGTgggataataatatatatagcatATAGAAAAGGGAGAATTAAGCATCTTACATGTTAATTTGATTTTCTCAAAAGTTGTGAAGtactaaaattttcatttagcacaagtaaaaataaagagagatttCATATGAACTTAACAAAATCATCACTGGAAAGGAACATGTTTACTGATATAGAAATGAGAAACGAAAGTACCAAAACGGAAATCCAAAGATAAGTATTGAGTTTCATGAAAGCCAAAGAAGCAATTTAAGTTCTTACTagctaagaaagaagaaggaacttCTTAGCAAATTTTGCCTCTATTGTCAAAGCAGTCGTAACCATTTTTTGCTACACATCATGGCGTTAGCAACATTGGCTTTCATGGAGACAACAAACTCAGGTGGCTCTCTTCTGTCAGCAACATAAGCGTCATACGAAGCCGCACGTGAGATTGATATGGAGAGAATGTCACGGGCTACTCGGGAGAGGATTGGATACTTTTGGCTCTCTTCTTTCCACCATTCTAGTGCTTTGAAGTCTTTGTTCCACTCCATAACCGGCTCTTTAAGGTAAGAATCTA comes from Camelina sativa cultivar DH55 chromosome 19, Cs, whole genome shotgun sequence and encodes:
- the LOC104767578 gene encoding zinc finger BED domain-containing protein RICESLEEPER 2-like produces the protein MDNGDLSSASCSDMRKKLKLDDSVVDEEVVAGDSLPSLDEKEKTFHNAMAEWFIADGISPNIIKSPTFAKFINCLNPEFPPNVTEVKKEVLEIHEECKEKAKRFLKGFEGQLTLSYEWFVLSDEWTGPVLHDDFVCLAAHFIDDNWKLKKWILGYTTDRTVPLEDVNIYPFREAVQGFEIESKVSTLLLPTDLDFDEVTLDPFRKWIEERGSNQINPRFSLLYCCADLFRLMVDGLYSDLSGYLLEDVRMLVGWGRMSPTNWNITLPNLQRAVDMKAEDEFSKDEEYDEYDKPSDEDWIKIETFCKLVGCIYKVSKELFKGEYLTSNVFFHLLAELKLMLNQELVSADNDYFISSAKYLLKRFDRYWNNMFLVLATASVLDPRFKMKYLEFYCSKKEVNVEGSKAETVLDHLRVLYARYAANDIYQKPICPVAAIDSAEEEEEEQEQDYDDEEEDDDEGKEQKQDDDKGEEEEEQRDKEEKKPDAYEGFVLFQEYLKFEGSPRELQESELDSYLKEPVMEWNKDFKTLEWWREEGKKYPVLSRVARDILSIPISRAVSWDAYVMFKREPPQFVLSLEPEITNALMCSKNWLRL